TGTATCTGCGTCACCGACTGAAAAATGCTTATGGCGAGGCCGACGACCATGCCCACCAGCAGCACCGGTCCGCTCACCATGAGAACGACCTCGACGGTCTGCCTGCCTATGGACGTCACGAACTCCGGTGTCATGGCGTCTTCCTCCCTATCTCCCGGCCCGCCCTTCACCGTCCCCGGCGCCGGTCAATAAAAACTCTTCACCAGCGATCCCACCAGTATGTGCCAGCCGTCGACGAGCACGAAGAGCATGAGCTTGAAGGGCAGCGAGATCATGACCGGCGGGAGCATCATCATGCCCATGGACATGAGCACGCTGGCCACGACCATGTCGATGACCAGAAAGGGGA
The window above is part of the Deltaproteobacteria bacterium genome. Proteins encoded here:
- the fliQ gene encoding flagellar biosynthesis protein FliQ, whose product is MTPEFVTSIGRQTVEVVLMVSGPVLLVGMVVGLAISIFQSVTQIQEMTLTFVPKIIAVFIALLVLFPWMMDVMVSFTEGLIVNIPEYIR